Proteins co-encoded in one Papaver somniferum cultivar HN1 chromosome 5, ASM357369v1, whole genome shotgun sequence genomic window:
- the LOC113278250 gene encoding solute carrier family 40 member 1-like: protein MGEANEVTESLLGHHDYSHQLAYKNSLVLRLYAGHFLARWCARMWEFSVGLYMMSVWPDSLILTAVYGVVEAASIALFGPIVGQLVDKLTYVQVLRWWMLTQSVSFIVAGVTVTWLLVHSSMIHTGFAVCFSLIVLTNVSGAIGVLATLAGTILVEKEWVIVIAKGEPPKVLSNMNSVIRRIDLSCKLFAPVASGFIISFISVEASAVALALWNVTSVWLQYWLLKSVYDGIPALSESDEKRNARFEQKDQIERIPSMATDTKVLVSHLGSTSPFKVYSWRQKVEHLSRVAFLDAWIVYLQQDVLLPGLAVCLLYWNILSFGPLMTATLVWKGIPAYIVGILRGISAIVGIGATLLYPFLHSRISTLRTGLWAIWIQWSFLLLCLVSVWIQDSNISAWMLMAGGAASQIGLYMFDLSVTQQVQDEVPESDRCIVGGVQNSLQSSVNLMSYVMGIIISNPQDFGKLTILSVLAATLAALLYSFHTYRVRKHLLS from the exons ATGGGAGAAGCAAATGAAGTAACGGAGTCACTTCTTGGTCATCATGATTACTCTCACCAATTAGCCTACAAGAATTCTCTAGTCTTACGTTTATACGCTGGCCATTTTCTTGCAAGATGGTGTGCAAG GATGTGGGAATTCTCGGTTGGTTTATACATGATGAGCGTTTGGCCGGATTCTTTAATACTTACTGCTGTATATGGTGTTGTGGAAGCTGCATCTATTGCATTATTTGGTCCCATCGTTGGGCAATTGGTGGATAAGCTTACATATGTGCAG GTTCTACGCTGGTGGATGTTAACTCAAAGTGTATCCTTTATTGTGGCTGGAGTCACAGTGACTTGGTTATTGGTCCACTCTAGCATGATACATACAGGTTTTGCAGTGTGTTTTTCACTTATTGTCTTGACAAATGTCTCCGGGGCAATCGGTGTTCTTGCCACTCTTGCTGGAACTATCTTGGTTGAGAAAGAATG GGTGATAGTGATTGCGAAAGGAGAACCTCCCAAAGTACTGTCAAACATGAATTCAGTTATTAGACGAATCGATTTAAGCTGCAAACTGTTCGCGCCTGTTGCTTCTGGTTTCATTATCAGTTTTATATCGGTTGAGGCATCTGCTGTGGCTTTAGCACTATGGAATGTTACATCTGTTTGGTTACAGTACTGGCTTCTAAAGTCTGTTTATGATGGAATTCCAGCTCTAAGCGAAAGCGATGAAAAGAGAAATGCAAGATTTGAACAGAAGGACCAAATAGAAAGAATTCCATCTATGGCAACTGACACCAAGGTCTTGGTTTCTCACTTAGGAAGTACTTCGCCATTTAAAGTATACAGTTGGAGACAGAAAGTAGAGCATCTATCAAGAGTAGCTTTCCTTGATGCTTGGATTGTGTACTTGCAACAAGATGTTCTATTACCAGGACTAGCTGTATGTTTACTTTATTGGAATATCCTCAG CTTTGGTCCGTTAATGACAGCTACTTTGGTGTGGAAGGGAATACCTGCTTATATTGTTGGCATACTGCGCGGAATCAGCGCTATAGTTGGGATTGGTGCAACTCTTTTGTACCCATTCTTACACTCACGTATTTCCACTCTGCGCACAGGATTATGGGCTATCTGGATTCAG TGGAGCTTTCTGCTACTATGCCTTGTTTCTGTATGGATTCAAGATAGCAATATCTCAGCGTGGATGCTAATGGCTGGAGGTGCCGCATCACAAATCGGGTTATATATGTTTGATTTGTCCGTCACGCAACAAGTGCAG GATGAAGTTCCTGAATCGGATCGTTGCATCGTTGGAGGAGTACAGAACTCACTGCAGTCTTCAGTGAATCTCATGTCATATGTTATGGGTATAATCATCTCAAACCCACAG GATTTTGGGAAGTTGACGATCTTATCGGTTTTGGCTGCGACGCTAGCTGCATTACTTTACAGCTTCCATACTTATCGTGTCAGGAAACACCTCTTATCTTGA